The Babylonia areolata isolate BAREFJ2019XMU chromosome 17, ASM4173473v1, whole genome shotgun sequence genome has a window encoding:
- the LOC143291588 gene encoding uncharacterized protein LOC143291588 isoform X1, with protein sequence MTQRGRPGPAGERRPALMMMIKLRTLAVWWAVGVVVVGVGVGVVPSGISGDRLSGARRPVIRGPNVCGVYRNRCCPGWRLSRRHLCITPVLPHFPANHTASASSRKRPAGAKRTFPDSHDVTRSRAKPRGSRKSPADVQTKLVRYRGRGSGAGAQGGSVAGVNAVVRSGNRYRGWRTIPHSSAALHHGSRSRGQSPVTGLRLHNARRAAVNSRQQFKGSKAVSDSGTDGGLGSHSGSRRPPVHWRLVPPHRKTFSMTRRQRQPGRSVHGRHVRGPYSLSGYRPNTRPHHQLLHQRRPYNTRQRGHRTVTHSARAPPLQGQVSQRPASRHRMTPVSGRPGPPGARGDLSTNPSPHNATMRQRLQYLTTVMRSQQHATQTEYYRNIQRRRQLLLQRQEHRTHQPAFRQDNNTRKTQEKDRPPKPQPFFKPDNNTKNVREEERPREAVDMGKRDSQNSDQRLVSNEKHSTIQGQQSNSTTQGQQSNSTTQGQQSNSTTQGQQSNSTNSTTQRQQSNSTTQGQQSNSTIQGQQSNSTTQRQQSNSTTQRQQSNSTTQRQQSNSTTQGQQSNSTTQGQKSNSTFRAHIPQKHTNTNNGRTTISHQSEPVTQRPRRKSNQNDGYAGIRQRRPFHYSHPRLSVKDTRRHPYSRVGQRRPEHHRQFSYQQWVSRRHSLFINRRRRMNHRSRQQVWKKPATVHNSNRSVTTTSKPSPSSDTVSKRTLPDQKKPLNLVAGNNKETRKDNKGLDQNRTMGNASSSSNTGLSLVTKAAPKSVSTSTSKNKVSKIIPTVNAVAKTEAKKIPSGKLDASLMYQDEGFQSDSPQNDIRTTDQEHEEEKRSDSDEHKPTKTLPGKQRKEISDKRKPTNILPYKQDGTTSHHKVLPSTSKKTHAIFKTKRNHNLRAYLKDPRIRTLLRSLAARRMGQMKKSPRKPRMNTQLPFTTSSSPDNSAAVKNNAPSPRKIQRNKIPARHSKAMQKSLSMEKKSVSRSHADTMFTSESTFPHKHSGKEPLPSLMPSSEPHSQFSVSVSSGTPSTASSTDVTHLRAVSVSSGTPSTASSTDVTHLPAVSVSSGPPSTASSTDVTHLPAVSVSSGTPSTASSTDVTHLPPASDPTTLGQKLFSKTPLNIPISMTTASSKSGKPTSELDPSDQDVVSSNKHDLAEHSQQNFHTTAEDFIKRTELSKELGKSGHSLLSSTKGKSVEGRHQRNSSRPGPHRSTKFEKPFIAKDPVSVSLEKPPANSGMMNDDNNLPISGIVVEDVNMPDNDNADFRISKRKSPKKEYDPSNRNLPPEERHDPVSSYEEQRYEQTGEEADEHSEHSQESREKDARKTFPNHQIIDLDIRFHRRPILLPPPPRKHMPPVQSAREESEPEPFHHAPLDGVTAAEPFSHAPVDRFPEQSHTTKPNDSSPEVKPKENPMHIPKPVLKDWKSQSRGQNEIPSQSVPLVTSDTPYDVTTPCSDQQCRKEPKISEKNSRAAARRKALSPKPSAHPLKSGCPPGHRRVFRAQSIVCEPFIASFARVTPGQPCEPGQVSVKQGGQYTCRSPAERPSPSTTPTLEECPQGQKAYPSRQGPVCLPERLAPTLTPPSSDRLCPPGMTPVESSAGVHCLRAGGSFTSTTSPQTPSPTDVTPVREHGPGEDVNRVRCPEGMTAVSTVSGEACGFPAGLHHNRPTCPEGQALMRHKGGYQCRPHSVFTRGDAPCPAGQTPVRTITGTVCHHNQPNTAINVLGYYDCTDGQILTQTSSGFFCLDSAKGATGGERPSSGSALPRCSPGFVAVKLASGELGCVRRSEASLKCSSGMELKKTSAGYFCQRRVGDRGQICLAGQVLLTYRDRSFCRQLDRNGRLCKDGYKPHASSFGFTCKKQFSPLACPAGFFLTKRKGHFSCFPVKSSTNICRDSSFTKRYGNRVLCKKGSLYGVLVPCEQGYHVINEEAEPVCKLQNDVIISCQNDVNEPVPSCTIQENKPCPGGCPKGNQSGPMSCRQFREEALQGCQPRCANGGRCVEGRCVCPAGVTGTACQEDIDECKKLPFGYCEHGCHNSFGSFRCTCPQNATLNSDGRTCHVKECSPRCLHGGSCKQGQCVCLPGYTGPQCGQDVDECRTGQALCQHLCVNTAGSFTCLCPHGSRLAPDRHTCVNTTCSPECRNGGRCENRRCRCPRGFTGFVCQLDINECRGKHSCSHRCINSYGSYRCTCPQGFRLKADGKTCTKDEDSKG encoded by the exons atgacacagagaggcagaccagGACCTGCTGGGGAACGACGCCcggcactgatgatgatgatcaaactGCGGACGCTGGCAGTGTGGTGGGCggtaggggtggttgtggtgggggtgggggtgggcgtggtccCGTCTGGAATCAGTGGAGATCGGCTGTCAGGGGCCAGGCGTCCTGTCATCAG AGGACCCAACGTGTGCGGGGTGTACCGGAACCGCTGCTGTCCGGGATGGAGGCTGAGCAGACGACACCTGTGCATCACACCTGTTCTCCCGCATTTCCCTGCCAACCACACGGCCTCCGCATCATCTCGGAAGAGACCAGCCGGCGCGAAGAGAACTTTTCCAGACTCCCACGACGTCACAAGGTCACGTGCAAAACCTCGGGGCAGCAGGAAATCGCCTGCTGACGTCCAGACGAAGCTGGTGAGATACAGAGGTCGTGGATCCGGAGCTGGTGCTCAGGGTGGTTCTGTTGCCGGTGTGAACGCTGTGGTGAGGTCTGGGAACAGGTACCGAGGATGGAGGACAATCCCACACAGCTCTGCAGCTCTCCATCACGGATCCAGATCCAGAGGTCAAAGCCCCGTCACTGGCCTGCGTCTTCACAATGCTCGACGTGCTGCTGTGAACTCTCGTCAGCAATTCAAAGGGTCAAAGGCCGTTTCAGACTCTGGGACAGACGGTGGGTTGGGAAGTCATTCAGGATCGCGGCGTCCCCCAGTGCACTGGAGACTTGTACCACCACACAGAAAGACCTTCTCCATGACCCGGAGACAGCGCCAACCAGGCAGAAGTGTCCATGGAAGACATGTAAGAGGACCTTACAGCCTTTCAGGCTACAGACCCAACACACGTCCACACCATCAGCTGCTACATCAGCGAAGACCTTACAACACCAGACAACGTGGTCACAGGACAGTAACACACAGCGCACGTGCACCACCACTCCAGGGACAGGTCTCACAACGTCCAGCTTCAAGACACAGAATGACTCCAGTATCAGGAAGACCCGGACCCCCAGGAGCCAGAGGTGATCTCTCTACAAATCCAAGTCCTCACAACGCTACGATGCGTCAGAGACTCCAGTACCTCACAACTGTCATGAGATCACAGCAGCAcgccacacagacagaatacTACCGAAACATCCAGAGACGTCGCCAGCTCTTGTTGCAGCGACAAGAACATAGAACACACCAGCCAGCTTTCAGACAAGATAATAATACAAGAAAAACACAAGAGAAAGATAGACCACCTAAGCCTCAGCCATTTTTCAAACCAGATAATAATACAAAAAATGTACGAGAAGAAGAGAGGCCACGGGAGGCAGTGGACATGGGGAAACGAGACAGTCAGAACAGTGATCAAAGACTGGTGAGCAATGAGAAACACAGCACGATACAGGGGCAACAGTCAAACAGCACGACACAGGGGCAACAGTCAAACAGCACGACACAGGGGCAACAGTCAAACAGCACGACACAGGGGCAACAGTCAAACAGCACGAACAGCACGACACAGCGGCAACAGTCAAACAGCACGACACAGGGGCAACAGTCAAACAGCACGATACAGGGGCAACAGTCAAACAGCACGACACAGCGGCAACAGTCAAACAGCACGACACAGCGGCAACAGTCAAACAGCACGACACAGCGGCAACAGTCAAACAGCACGACACAGGGGCAACAGTCAAACAGCACGACACAGGGGCAAAAGTCAAATTCCACGTTCAGAGCCCACATTCctcaaaaacacaccaacacgaaTAACGGCCGCACTACAATATCTCACCAGTCTGAGCCTGTAACTCAGCGTCCCAGGAGAAAATCGAACCAGAACGATGGTTACGCAGGCATCAGGCAAAGACGACCATTCCACTACTCTCACCCTCGTCTCTCTGTCAAAGATACACGCAGGCACCCATATTCCAGAGTTGGACAGAGAAGACCAGAGCATCACAGACAGTTCAGTTATCAGCAGTGGGTGTCCAGACGTCACTCACTGTTTATAAATCGTCGTCGTCGGATGAATCACAGATCGCGTCAGCAAGTGTGGAAAAAGCCTGCTACAGTTCATAACAGCAACCGCTCTGTAACCACAACTAGCAAGCCTAGCCCCTCTAGTGACACGGTTTCTAAACGTACCCTCCCTGATCAAAAGAAACCTCTCAATCTGGTGGCCGGgaacaataaagaaacaagaaaggatAACAAAGGTCTTGATCAAAACAGAACCATGGGTAATGCGTCATCCTCCTCTAACACAGGACTGTCTCTGGTCACCAAAGCTGCACCAAAAAGTGTTTCAACGTCAACCTCCAAGAACAAAGTGTCTAAAATAATCCCAACTGTCAATGCCGTGGCAAAAACTGAGGCCAAGAAAATTCCGTCAGGAAAACTCGATGCGTCTCTGATGTATCAAGACGAAGGTTTCCAATCTGACTCACCACAAAATGACATCAGAACGACAGATCAAgagcacgaagaagaaaaacgatCGGATTCAGATGAACACAAACCTACAAAGACTCTGCCAGGCAAGCAAAGAAAGGAGATTTCAGACAAACGCAAACCTACTAACATTCTGCCATATAAACAAGACGGAACGACCAGTCACCACAAAGTCCTACCCTCTACTTCAAAGAAAACTCATGCAATCTTCAAAACCAAACGAAATCACAATTTACGTGCATATCTCAAAGATCCAAGAATAAGAACACTGCTTAGATCCCTTGCAGCCAGGCGAATGGGACAAATGAAGAAATCTCCACGTAAACCAAGGATGAACACACAGCTGCCTTTTACAACATCATCATCTCCTGACAATTCCGCTGCAGTTAAAAATAACGCCCCCTCACCTCGGAAAATCCAGAGAAACAAAATTCCAGCGCGTCATTCCAAAGCAATGCAAAAGTCCTTGTCCATGGAAAAGAAGTCCGTATCGAGATCTCATGCTGATACAATGTTTACCTCAGAAAGCACTttcccacacaaacactcagGGAAAGAACCTTTGCCGTCGCTTATGCCCTCGTCTGAACCACAcagccagttttcagtttctgtttcttctggAACTCCATCAACAGCTAGTTCTACAGATGTAACACACCTACGAgcagtttctgtttcttctggAACTCCATCAACAGCTAGTTCTACAGATGTAACACATCTGCCAgcagtttctgtttcttctggACCTCCATCAACAGCTAGTTCTACAGATGTAACACATCTGCCAgcagtttctgtttcttctggAACTCCATCAACAGCTAGTTCTACAGATGTAACACACTTACCACCAGCTTCTGATCCCACCACCCTGGGTCAGAAGTTGTTCAGCAAAACTCCTCTCAACATACCCATCTCCATGACAACAGCGTCATCCAAGTCAGGAAAGCCCACATCAGAACTGGATCCCTCTGACCAAGATGTGGTGTCTTCTAATAAGCATGATTTAGCTGAGCATTCACAACAGAATTTCCACACTACTGCTGAAGATTTCATCAAACGAACTGAATTATCAAAGGAATTGGGCAAGTCCGGTCACTCTCTGCTTTCTTCCACAAAAGGAAAATCTGTTGAGGGCAGGCATCAACGAAACAGTTCAAGACCTGGTCCACATCGTTCTACGAAGTTCGAAAAGCCTTTTATTGCTAAGGATCCAGTGAGCGTGAGCCTTGAAAAGCCACCGGCAAACAGTGGAATGATGAATGACGACAACAACCTTCCAATTTCTGGAATTGTCGTTGAAGACGTTAACATGCCTGACAACGACAACGCCGACTTCAGAATTTCAAAGAGGAAATCCCCCAAGAAGGAATACGACCCAAGTAATCGAAATCTTCCACCAGAGGAACGCCATGACCCAGTCAGTTCCTACGAAGAACAAAGATACGAACAAACGGGTGAAGAAGCTGACGAACATTCTGAGCACTCACAAGAGTCGCGGGAGAAGGACGCCAGAAAGACGTTCCCCAATCACCAAATCATCGACCTGGACATCCGTTTCCACCGGAGACCCATCctgctgccccctcccccaagaAAACATATGCCCCCGGTACAGTCCGCAAGAGAGGAATCAGAACCGGAACCTTTTCATCATGCGCCTCTGGACGGCGTGACGGCTGCTGAACCTTTCAGTCACGCGCCTGTAGACAGATTCCCCGAACAGAGTCACACCACAAAACCCAACGATAGCTCACCTGAagtaaaaccaaaagaaaacccGATGCACATTCCTAAACCTGTTCTCAAAGATTGGAAATCGCAAAGCAGGGGCCAAAACGAAATCCCATCTCAATCGGTTCCCTTAGTGACGTCAGACACACCATATGACGTCACAACTCCCTGCAGTGACCAGCAGTGCAGAAAGGAGCCAAAGATCAGTGAGAAGAACTCACGAGCTGCTGCCCGTCGCAAGGCACTGAGCCCAAAGCCGAGTGCGCACCCTCTGAAGTCCGGCTGCCCCCCTGGTCACAGGAGAGTGTTCAGGGCCCAGTCCATCGTGTGTGAACCATTCATAGCGTCCTTCGCTCGTGTGACTCCGGGCCAGCCTTGTGAGCCAG GGCAGGTGTCTGTCAAACAAGGAGGTCAGTACACCTGCCGGTCACCTGCTGAACGTCCTTCCCCTTCAACAACCCCCACACTGGAAGAGTGCCCCCAGGGACAAAAAGCCTACCCCTCCAGGCAAGGTCCCGTGTGCCTACCGGAGCGTTTGGCCCCCACCTTAACCCCGCCCTCTTCTGATCGCCTCTGCCCACCTGGGATGACGCCCGTGGAGTCGTCAGCTGGCGTGCACTGCCTGCGTGCTGGGGGGTCCTTCACCAGCACAACGTCACCGCAGACACCCTCCCCCACTGACGTCACCCCGGTCCGAGAACACGGTCCTGGGGAGGACGTCAACAGGGTCCGGTGCCCGGAGGGGATGACCGCGGTCAGCACTGTCAGCGGAGAGGCGTGTGGTTTCCCAGCAGGGCTGCATCACAACCGGCCCACGTGCCCCGAAGGCCAGGCGTTAATGCGGCACAAGGGAGGCTACCAGTGCCGGCCCCACTCAGTCTTCACGCGGGGCGACGCGCCGTGCCCTGCGGGGCAGACCCCGGTGAGAACCATCACGGGCACGGTGTGTCACCACAACCAGCCCAACACCGCCATCAACGTGCTGGGCTACTACGACTGCACGGACGGACAGATCCTGACGCAGACCTCGTCCGGCTTCTTCTGTCTGGACAGCGCGAAGGGAGCTACGGGCGGCGAGCGTCCCTCCTCGGGGTCCGCCCTGCCTCGGTGTTCCCCGGGCTTCGTGGCCGTGAAGCTGGCCTCTGGAGAACTGGGCTGTGTCAGGAGAAGCGAAGCCAGCTTGAAATGCTCCTCGGGTATGGAGCTGAAGAAAACCAGCGCTGGCTATTTCTGCCAAAGGAGGgtgggagacaggggacagaTATGTCTTGCAGGGCAGGTTCTTCTCACTTACCGGGACCGCTCCTTCTGTCGGCAGCTGGACAGGAACGGACGGCTGTGCAAAGACGGATACAAGCCTCACGCGTCGTCTTTCGGTTTCACGTGCAAGAAACAGTTCTCGCCTCTAGCTTGTCCGGCGGGGTTCTTTCTGACTAAACGAAAGGGGCACTTTTCTTGTTTTCCCGTCAAATCCTCCACTAACATTTGCAGGGACAGCAGTTTCACCAAACGCTATGGAAACCGCGTCCTCTGTAAGAAAGGAAGCCTGTACGGAGTTCTCGTTCCTTGTGAACAAGGTTATCACGTGATAAACGAGGAAGCTGAGCCGGTGTGCAAGCTGCAGAATGACGTCATAATATCTTGTCAGAATGACGTAAACGAACCCGTTCCCTCGTGCACCATACAGGAGAACAAACCTTGTCCAGGCGGCTGCCCGAAAGGGAACCAGTCAGGACCAATGAGCTGCAGACAATTCCGAGAAGAGGCCCTTCAAGGGTGTCAGCCTCGGTGCGCAAACGGAGGGAGGTGCGTGGAAGGGCGGTGTGTCTGTCCCGCGGGAGTaactggaacagcctgccaggAGG ATATTGATGAATGCAAGAAGCTGCCATTTGGGTATTGCGAACATGGCTGTCACAATTCGTTCGGCAGCTTCCGGTGCACGTGTCCTCAGAACGCCACACTGAACTCGGACGGCCGCACTTGTCACG tgaaggaaTGCTCTCCGCGCTGTCTGCATGGAGGTAGCTGCAAGCAGGGCCAGTGTGTGTGCCTCCCTGGTTATACCGGTCCTCAGTGTGGACAAG acgtggACGAGTGCCGCACAGGGCAGGCACTGTGTCAACACCTGTGTGTCAACACTGCCGGCAGTttcacctgtctctgtccacatGGGTCCCGCCTGGCACCTGATCGTCACACCTGTGTCA ACACCACGTGCAGCCCGGAGTGTCGGAACGGAGGACGGTGTGAGAATCGCCGGTGTCGCTGTCCCCGTGGTTTTACTGGCTTCGTTTGTCAGCTGG acATCAACGAATGTCGAGGAAAGCACAGCTGTTCTCATCGCTGCATTAACAGCTACGGCAGCTATCGGTGCACCTGTCCTCAGGGGTTCAGACTGAAGGCTGATGGGAAGACCTGCACCAAAGACGAGGACTCCAAGGGATGA